From Pseudomonas putida, one genomic window encodes:
- a CDS encoding sugar-binding protein, with protein MTTKTLVHSNAFNFLSFVQNSVDPRTGQYTLAIELPELVGNDLSGPSLPLRLAYNPLNNQDSGFGVGWTLNLTEYVPASNMLTLHTGERYKVVGDSNDYAIPERKLESFHFHVDDAEHFRVVHKTGLVEFLELHGPQSNRVALPVRVEAASGHAITLEHTQNPYAENAPCLNHIKQAGPPLLTLTYESARVLIDLHPGAGPGGAPLARYELKLSSQGSPARRCIDAVVLPTDDKASWRFDYREQRGLFLLSEVATPSGAVETIAYDDDGHTFPGGGQLPDPLPRVTRHQIDPGADQPPMITTYDYTSNNFLGYGSGIQWKDDGEDHLYDSTDQYFTYGSTATQWVLDAEGVEQPLRTITRTFNRFHLLSKQVTNQDEHIQEAETAYHELPGLTFARQPNNFQLPYSTTQRWKRGNQLREEVLITRYDEHGNLTLKSEVAVPRYDAQGKLLEAPTLAGTIYTRHSYYPAQGDGDDCPPDPYGFVRTTKEETRYPATDAEGQAQTLSNRYYYRRFDTLGGSQGADHYLLERQAQLQVHEGNATLTIQAKESLYFDDAADALRHGRLECETTTRAESGLPSEVSYITQVAYTYEKLTGDAGNVLQTVQTHTGFDHDEELEDGSRRDARKTVTLQHCVLINEPLLNLDDNQVEIAYQYDPLRRVIQETVSPNDPQYTASRTYTYTLVGATGGRASQTMADVKHVITRSWVDGLNRVVEEERQDADADTPAKAQDYRIKYQARYDALGDLVEEVEYDWLDYSDRKTELPLPSHYLYDAWGERYCEIGADGAKHYDQLDPIGDASADGPLRDAWSESADGTLKTGVTRTWLDLAQQPTRIERFDAGGNSYSVEQHFYDGLRRKCREIDAAQASKRFTYDEFDRLRDETLANGAVVRRDYAPHSGEDLPVAIDVDGVVLGTQRFDGLDRMIESTTGGRRRVQHFAPGQRQPEAVVTAAGAQIKYRYAPQLGEEPLERYVETTEVRAQYDYDGQNARLTKCNEQGEGLERDYFSTGQLKYEKRQVGDQPPFEMHYRASLQGRELEYTDVLGQVQTYQYDQHGRLASTTLGTLSSTFEYDPLGRLEVYETRDGEQYLKTTLEYDEFGREIHRTFDMGEHEQTLSQEYYPTDQLRDKYLLAGETELRHEHYEYDARGRLTKYTCTAEDGYAPVDPYGKVIREQVFGFDNLDNITRVRTIFPEGQNMATYVFDLPDPVQLHWVRNNHGDYPEEVELLYDADGNMTRDEEGRNLTYDPLGRLVSVVMPSAGVEAAYGYDPLDRLVSQSS; from the coding sequence ATGACTACCAAGACTCTGGTGCATTCCAACGCCTTCAATTTCTTGAGCTTCGTGCAAAACAGCGTGGACCCGCGCACCGGCCAGTACACCCTGGCCATCGAACTGCCCGAACTGGTCGGTAACGACCTCAGCGGCCCGTCATTGCCGCTGCGCCTGGCCTACAACCCACTCAATAACCAGGATTCGGGCTTCGGCGTCGGCTGGACGTTGAACCTTACCGAATACGTGCCGGCGAGCAACATGCTCACCTTGCACACCGGCGAGCGCTACAAGGTTGTCGGCGATAGCAACGACTACGCCATTCCCGAGCGCAAGCTGGAAAGCTTCCACTTCCATGTCGATGATGCCGAGCACTTTCGCGTGGTGCACAAGACCGGCCTGGTCGAATTCCTCGAGCTCCACGGCCCGCAAAGCAACCGCGTGGCCCTGCCGGTGCGGGTCGAAGCCGCCTCCGGCCATGCCATCACCCTTGAGCACACGCAAAACCCCTACGCCGAAAATGCCCCCTGCCTCAACCATATCAAGCAGGCCGGGCCGCCTCTGCTCACGCTGACCTACGAGAGCGCCAGGGTACTGATCGATCTGCATCCGGGGGCCGGCCCGGGGGGAGCGCCCCTGGCGCGCTACGAACTCAAGCTCAGCAGTCAGGGCTCGCCGGCCAGGCGCTGCATCGACGCCGTGGTGCTGCCCACCGACGACAAGGCCAGCTGGCGCTTCGACTACCGTGAACAGCGTGGCCTGTTCCTCCTGAGCGAGGTAGCCACCCCCAGCGGCGCCGTGGAGACCATCGCCTACGATGACGACGGCCATACCTTCCCCGGCGGTGGCCAGCTGCCCGACCCCCTGCCTCGGGTGACCCGCCACCAGATCGACCCCGGGGCCGACCAGCCGCCGATGATCACCACCTACGACTACACCAGCAACAACTTCCTGGGCTATGGCAGCGGGATCCAGTGGAAGGACGATGGCGAGGATCATCTCTACGACTCCACCGACCAGTATTTCACCTACGGCTCCACCGCCACACAGTGGGTGCTCGACGCTGAGGGCGTGGAGCAGCCGCTGCGCACCATCACCCGTACATTCAACCGCTTCCATCTGCTGAGCAAGCAGGTCACCAACCAGGATGAACACATCCAGGAAGCCGAGACCGCCTACCATGAGCTTCCCGGGCTGACCTTCGCCCGGCAACCGAACAACTTCCAGCTCCCTTACAGCACGACCCAGCGCTGGAAACGCGGCAACCAGCTGCGCGAAGAAGTGCTGATCACCCGCTACGACGAGCATGGCAACCTGACCCTCAAGTCCGAGGTGGCCGTGCCCCGTTACGATGCCCAGGGCAAATTGCTGGAAGCGCCAACCCTGGCCGGAACGATATACACCCGCCACAGTTACTACCCGGCCCAAGGCGATGGCGACGATTGCCCGCCCGACCCGTACGGTTTCGTGCGCACGACCAAGGAAGAGACCCGGTACCCGGCCACCGACGCCGAGGGCCAGGCGCAAACCTTGTCTAACCGCTACTACTACAGGAGGTTCGACACCCTTGGCGGCAGCCAGGGCGCCGACCACTACCTGCTGGAGCGCCAGGCGCAATTGCAAGTGCATGAAGGCAACGCCACGCTGACGATTCAGGCCAAGGAGAGCCTGTATTTCGATGACGCCGCAGATGCCCTGCGTCATGGCCGTCTCGAGTGCGAGACGACTACCCGGGCCGAGAGTGGCTTGCCTAGCGAGGTCAGCTACATCACCCAGGTTGCCTACACCTATGAAAAGCTCACAGGGGACGCTGGCAACGTGTTGCAGACTGTGCAGACCCATACCGGGTTCGATCATGATGAGGAGTTGGAGGATGGTAGCCGGCGCGACGCCCGCAAGACTGTCACCCTGCAGCACTGTGTGCTGATCAACGAGCCGCTGCTCAACCTCGACGACAACCAGGTCGAGATTGCCTACCAATACGACCCGTTGAGGCGGGTGATCCAGGAAACCGTGTCGCCCAATGACCCCCAGTACACGGCTTCACGCACCTATACCTACACCCTGGTGGGCGCCACGGGTGGGCGTGCCAGCCAGACCATGGCCGATGTGAAGCACGTTATCACCCGCAGCTGGGTGGACGGCCTGAACCGTGTGGTCGAAGAAGAACGCCAGGATGCCGATGCCGATACCCCGGCGAAGGCTCAAGACTACCGCATCAAGTACCAGGCCAGGTACGACGCCCTGGGCGACCTGGTAGAGGAAGTCGAATACGACTGGCTGGACTACAGCGACCGCAAAACCGAACTGCCGTTACCCTCGCACTACCTGTATGACGCATGGGGTGAGCGGTATTGCGAAATAGGCGCCGATGGCGCGAAACACTATGATCAACTCGACCCGATCGGTGATGCTAGCGCCGACGGCCCCCTGCGCGATGCCTGGAGCGAGTCGGCCGATGGCACGCTCAAGACTGGCGTGACGCGTACCTGGCTCGACCTGGCGCAGCAGCCGACCCGGATCGAGCGCTTCGATGCCGGCGGCAATTCATACAGTGTCGAACAGCACTTCTACGACGGCCTGAGGCGCAAGTGCCGCGAGATCGATGCCGCGCAGGCCAGCAAACGCTTCACCTACGACGAGTTCGACCGCCTGCGCGACGAAACCCTCGCCAATGGTGCCGTGGTACGCCGCGACTATGCGCCACACAGCGGCGAGGACCTGCCGGTAGCGATCGACGTCGATGGGGTGGTGTTGGGGACGCAACGTTTCGACGGGTTGGACCGCATGATCGAGTCCACCACCGGCGGACGCCGCCGTGTTCAGCACTTTGCCCCAGGCCAGCGCCAGCCCGAAGCGGTAGTGACCGCAGCGGGCGCCCAGATCAAGTACCGCTATGCGCCGCAATTGGGCGAGGAGCCGTTGGAGCGGTATGTGGAAACTACTGAAGTGCGGGCCCAGTATGACTACGATGGACAAAATGCCAGGCTGACCAAGTGCAACGAACAGGGCGAGGGGCTCGAGCGCGATTATTTCAGTACCGGCCAGTTGAAGTACGAAAAACGCCAGGTTGGCGACCAGCCGCCCTTCGAGATGCACTATCGCGCCAGCCTGCAGGGGCGGGAACTTGAGTACACGGATGTGCTTGGGCAGGTGCAGACGTACCAGTACGATCAGCACGGCCGCCTTGCTTCCACCACCTTGGGAACACTCAGTTCAACGTTCGAATATGACCCATTGGGGCGCCTTGAAGTGTATGAAACCCGTGACGGCGAACAGTATTTGAAGACGACCCTCGAATACGATGAGTTCGGCCGTGAAATACACCGCACGTTCGACATGGGCGAGCACGAGCAGACGCTGAGCCAGGAGTACTACCCCACTGACCAGTTGCGCGACAAATACCTGCTGGCGGGGGAGACTGAACTGCGCCATGAACATTACGAATACGATGCCCGTGGCCGGTTGACCAAGTACACGTGCACGGCAGAGGACGGCTATGCCCCGGTAGACCCCTACGGCAAAGTCATACGGGAGCAGGTATTCGGCTTTGACAACTTGGACAATATCACCCGCGTACGCACAATATTCCCCGAAGGCCAGAATATGGCAACTTATGTATTCGACCTGCCTGATCCGGTGCAATTGCACTGGGTGCGTAATAACCATGGCGATTATCCCGAAGAAGTGGAACTGCTGTACGACGCCGACGGCAACATGACGCGCGACGAGGAGGGGCGCAACCTGACCTACGACCCATTGGGGCGTCTGGTAAGCGTGGTGATGCCCTCAGCCGGCGTTGAAGCGGCGTATGGCTACGATCCGCTGGACAGGTTGGTCAGCCAGTCTTCTTGA
- a CDS encoding autotransporter outer membrane beta-barrel domain-containing protein, with protein sequence MTIVRTHALSPLTSALLKASALLLLSAPAGAATIVDDQLSIDGDTAPDSYFVAPDAQLDANGASTQDISIGENGRLNLQRSSVTATSDGIGVERGGHAIISDNSKVVSERIGLRLLRTASGGSSAVVSDSHIEGARGGASVSAGSALRLERSTVVGTGASSAVRMFGNSTLVAEQSTLIGARAGLQVNGDSAFPGATQITLAGTRVQGLDGSAIVVGGDGYEAVDADIVVGPGSSLQGSNGAILEVQGGSHVDMQVDGSALQGDVRVEEGSSANLRLDNQASLTGRLENVDGLTLNNQASWTMVEDSSVGAMAMNGGAVHFGQANDYQRLTLGTLSGQGTFVMDADFSTGETDFLDVTGTATGSHTLLVGSSGAEPAAENQLHLVHAGAGDATFSLLNGSVDVGAFSYELVQRGNDWYLDGSRQIISPGTASVLALFNTAPTVWYGELTTLRGRMGELRRDEGNTGAWVRAYGNKFNVSASAGSAYQQVQQGFSVGADAPLPWGDGQWKVGVLAGHSNSDLNLTRGASAQVRSYYLGLYTTWLDAQTGYYFDGVLKANRFDNSSEVTLSDGQRTKGDYDNFGVGASAEFGRHFEIADGYFIEPYTQWSLASIEGKDYHLDNGLQARGDDTRSLVGKAGATLGKTIDLNDGRFIQPYLRLAYAHEFISNNDVKVNDHRFDNDLSGSRGELGAGLAVSLNDRLQLHADFDYANGDRIEQPWGANVGVRYTW encoded by the coding sequence ATGACCATTGTCCGCACTCATGCGCTGTCGCCGCTGACGAGCGCCTTGCTCAAGGCTTCAGCCTTGCTCTTACTGTCGGCGCCGGCCGGCGCGGCTACCATCGTCGACGATCAACTGAGCATCGATGGCGACACTGCGCCTGACAGTTATTTCGTCGCGCCTGATGCCCAACTCGACGCCAACGGTGCTAGTACCCAAGACATCTCGATAGGGGAGAACGGCCGGTTGAACCTGCAGCGCAGCAGCGTGACCGCGACCAGCGATGGCATCGGTGTGGAGCGAGGCGGGCACGCCATCATCAGCGACAACTCCAAGGTGGTGAGTGAGCGTATCGGCTTGCGCCTGTTGCGCACAGCCAGCGGTGGTTCCAGTGCTGTGGTCAGCGACAGTCACATCGAAGGTGCCCGTGGGGGGGCCAGCGTTAGCGCTGGCTCGGCTTTGCGGCTGGAGCGCAGTACCGTGGTCGGTACTGGCGCTTCCAGCGCCGTCAGGATGTTCGGCAACTCGACCTTGGTGGCCGAGCAGAGCACCTTGATCGGCGCGCGCGCAGGCTTGCAGGTGAACGGTGATTCGGCCTTCCCCGGTGCTACCCAGATCACCCTCGCCGGCACTCGGGTGCAAGGGCTGGATGGCTCGGCGATCGTGGTCGGTGGAGATGGCTACGAGGCAGTTGATGCCGACATCGTGGTTGGCCCTGGTTCTTCGCTGCAGGGCAGCAACGGTGCCATTCTCGAGGTGCAAGGCGGCTCGCATGTGGACATGCAAGTCGACGGCAGCGCCTTGCAGGGTGATGTGCGGGTGGAGGAGGGCTCCAGTGCCAACCTGCGCCTGGACAATCAGGCCAGCCTGACGGGGCGCCTGGAAAATGTCGATGGCCTGACCTTGAACAACCAGGCCAGTTGGACCATGGTCGAGGACAGCAGCGTAGGCGCCATGGCGATGAATGGCGGTGCGGTCCACTTCGGCCAGGCGAACGATTACCAGCGTTTGACCCTTGGCACCCTGAGTGGCCAGGGCACCTTCGTCATGGATGCCGACTTCAGCACTGGCGAAACCGACTTTCTCGATGTAACCGGAACGGCCACCGGCAGCCACACCTTGCTGGTGGGCAGCAGCGGGGCGGAACCTGCAGCGGAAAACCAGTTGCACCTGGTGCACGCTGGCGCTGGCGATGCGACGTTTTCCCTGCTCAATGGGTCGGTCGATGTCGGTGCGTTTTCCTATGAGCTGGTGCAGCGTGGCAACGATTGGTATCTCGATGGCTCGCGGCAGATCATCAGCCCCGGTACTGCATCGGTGCTGGCGCTGTTCAATACCGCGCCCACCGTTTGGTATGGCGAGCTGACCACGTTGCGCGGTCGCATGGGCGAATTGCGCCGCGATGAGGGCAACACCGGTGCCTGGGTGCGCGCCTACGGTAACAAGTTCAACGTCTCGGCAAGCGCCGGCAGTGCCTACCAACAGGTCCAGCAGGGCTTCTCGGTCGGTGCCGATGCGCCGTTGCCGTGGGGCGATGGGCAGTGGAAGGTGGGTGTGCTCGCTGGCCACAGCAACTCTGACCTGAACCTGACCCGTGGTGCCTCGGCGCAGGTCAGGAGTTACTACCTGGGCCTGTACACCACCTGGCTCGATGCGCAAACTGGCTATTACTTCGATGGCGTACTCAAGGCCAACCGTTTCGACAACAGTTCCGAAGTCACGCTCAGTGACGGCCAGCGCACCAAGGGGGACTACGACAACTTTGGCGTGGGGGCTTCGGCGGAGTTTGGCCGCCACTTCGAAATTGCCGACGGGTACTTCATCGAGCCCTACACCCAGTGGTCGCTGGCCTCGATCGAGGGCAAGGACTACCACCTGGACAATGGCCTGCAGGCGCGTGGCGACGATACTCGGTCATTGGTGGGCAAAGCCGGTGCCACCTTGGGCAAGACCATCGACCTGAACGATGGGCGCTTCATCCAACCCTATCTGCGTCTGGCCTATGCCCATGAGTTCATCAGTAACAACGATGTGAAGGTCAACGATCATCGCTTCGACAACGACCTCTCCGGCTCACGGGGTGAGTTGGGGGCCGGTTTGGCGGTATCGCTGAACGATCGATTGCAGTTGCATGCCGATTTCGACTACGCCAACGGCGACCGTATCGAGCAGCCATGGGGCGCGAATGTCGGGGTGCGTTACACATGGTAG
- a CDS encoding molecular chaperone produces the protein MPTLKPCLAAIITLALYLSPAAAQAALTISTTRIVLPSNKQSSTVVVANPSKSTYAVQAWVNTEQDDTTTAVPLVASPALFRLDPGSQQTVQINNLPNQLPEDRESLFFFNAQEIPQQRDEDAAQNSLTIALRTRIKLFYRPAALSGKPEQQLADLKWSLQTDQGTTYVVVDNPTAFHYTFGRLELTVAGQTERLEAREMVAPMSRQRYAVASHKVNSPASLLFTTINDFGGATPEITQALTPVDALER, from the coding sequence ATGCCCACACTCAAGCCCTGCCTCGCCGCTATCATCACACTCGCGCTGTACCTGTCGCCCGCTGCCGCGCAGGCAGCACTTACCATCAGTACCACTCGCATCGTTCTGCCCAGTAACAAACAGAGCAGCACGGTGGTGGTCGCCAACCCCAGCAAGTCCACCTACGCCGTTCAGGCCTGGGTCAACACCGAGCAGGACGACACCACCACCGCAGTACCCTTGGTCGCTTCGCCCGCCCTTTTCCGGCTCGACCCAGGCAGCCAGCAGACGGTTCAGATCAACAACCTCCCCAATCAGCTACCGGAGGATCGCGAGTCGCTGTTTTTCTTCAATGCCCAGGAAATCCCTCAACAACGCGATGAGGATGCGGCCCAAAACAGCCTGACCATTGCCCTGCGCACCCGCATCAAGCTGTTCTATCGACCTGCAGCGCTCTCAGGCAAGCCCGAGCAGCAGCTGGCCGACCTCAAGTGGAGCCTGCAGACCGACCAGGGCACAACCTATGTTGTGGTCGATAACCCGACTGCGTTTCACTACACCTTTGGCCGCCTGGAACTGACGGTCGCAGGCCAGACCGAGCGCCTGGAAGCGCGTGAAATGGTGGCGCCCATGTCGCGCCAGCGCTACGCGGTGGCCTCTCACAAGGTCAACAGCCCGGCGAGCCTGCTTTTTACCACCATCAATGACTTCGGTGGCGCTACCCCTGAAATAACGCAGGCGTTAACGCCTGTCGACGCGCTGGAACGTTAA
- a CDS encoding fimbrial protein, with translation MKRIYAALALGLIGNTAFASNIINFEGTVSTGGTCPIDVVTPGGPSLPQIHLGDFRTDDFKVVGDQTGLVKFALRVDPMTCTIGAGQQGYVTYKPNYGTDPSGQMYGLQSGVGYSSGLSLVIYDEDGAPVEPNTQSKGYLLSDSVPTDMNFITRLQMTERSVTEGHIRTSVNYLVDIR, from the coding sequence ATGAAACGTATCTATGCCGCACTGGCACTGGGTCTGATCGGCAATACAGCATTCGCCAGCAACATCATCAACTTCGAAGGCACTGTCTCAACAGGCGGCACGTGCCCTATCGACGTGGTCACGCCTGGCGGCCCGTCCTTGCCACAAATCCACCTGGGCGATTTCAGAACCGACGACTTCAAGGTCGTCGGCGACCAGACAGGACTGGTCAAGTTCGCGCTCCGGGTCGACCCAATGACCTGTACGATCGGCGCCGGCCAACAAGGTTACGTGACCTATAAGCCCAATTATGGGACCGACCCATCGGGCCAGATGTACGGCTTGCAAAGCGGCGTTGGCTACAGCAGTGGCCTGAGTCTCGTCATCTATGATGAAGACGGAGCTCCGGTAGAGCCGAACACCCAATCGAAGGGCTACCTCCTTAGCGATTCAGTACCCACCGACATGAACTTCATCACCCGCCTGCAAATGACCGAGCGCTCCGTGACCGAAGGCCACATCCGGACCAGTGTCAACTATCTGGTCGACATTCGCTGA
- a CDS encoding PA2817 family protein, translated as MANPHLEYHLHLLNHLRTILVALGEADQVPEESHVLFLERFDELLALLPQDPLESQYLGQDLICQVIQRYPQIAHLVPRDLLWFFAGDCLHFMPDEELALYQQLEEQRYEAERDGRPFDWHAQKQALAQAAAAQ; from the coding sequence ATGGCCAACCCCCATCTGGAATATCACCTGCACCTGCTGAACCACCTGCGCACGATACTGGTAGCCCTGGGTGAGGCCGACCAGGTACCGGAGGAAAGCCACGTCCTGTTCCTTGAACGTTTCGACGAATTGCTGGCCCTGCTGCCGCAAGACCCGCTGGAGAGCCAGTACCTGGGCCAGGACCTGATCTGCCAGGTGATCCAGCGCTACCCGCAAATTGCCCACCTGGTTCCGCGTGACCTGCTCTGGTTCTTCGCTGGCGATTGCCTGCACTTCATGCCGGATGAAGAATTGGCCCTGTACCAGCAACTGGAAGAGCAGCGTTACGAAGCAGAGCGCGACGGCAGGCCGTTCGACTGGCACGCGCAAAAACAGGCACTGGCGCAGGCCGCCGCTGCGCAGTGA
- a CDS encoding acyl-CoA dehydrogenase, giving the protein MLLLWLVVLVIGAAYLTHRRLAPLQILGIMAAYVLLMGIFSSAPGWLLALIWVVLALKVALVVLPEWRRKVLSGPVFRWFQRTLPPMSQTEREAIDAGTVWWDGELFSGRPDWRTLLAYPAPKLTDEEQAFIDGPTEELCAMVSDWQIGQDLDLPPEAWQHIKQNGFFALIIPKEYGGKGFSAHAHSQVAMKLATRSGDLASTVMVPNSLGPAELLLHYGTDEQRNHYLPRLARGDEIPCFALTGPLAGSDAGAMPDTGIICKGQWNGEEVLGLRLNWEKRYITLGPVATLLGLAFKAYDPDHLLGDEEELGISLALIPTDTPGVEIGKRHLPLGAAFMNGPNSGKDVFVPLDMLIGGQAMLGKGWMMLMNCLSVGRSISLPAVGTGAAKYTSLVTGQYANIREQFNVPLAAFEGIQESLARIGGNAWLMDSARLLTAKAVDLGEKPSVLSAILKYHLTERGRECIQHAMDVHGGKGIIMGPNNYLGRNWQGAPIFITVEGANILSRNLMIFGQGAIRCHPFVLKEMALAGRQDHDQALREFDDLLMKHIMFAAGNAASTLVYNLGLGRLESVPGDALSQGCFRALNRQAAAFALLADLSMMLLGGALKRRERLSARLGDVLSYLYLSSAALKRYHDLGSPEHMQPLLRWAMEESLGQAEKALDRLLDNFPNRFVGCALRVLVFPFGRRHTGPSDELDAEVAALIGRSKGDPALEELLAGCFRPHADGDPVAALQRACELLDEAAPLHKALHQAIKEGKLQPAPGESVIDAAVQSGILQPGEGQRLHAAEQARRDVIDVDAFSKEQLLPEHGKVR; this is encoded by the coding sequence ATGTTGCTGTTGTGGTTGGTAGTGCTGGTGATCGGCGCGGCATACCTCACGCACCGGCGCCTGGCGCCCTTGCAGATTCTTGGCATCATGGCGGCCTATGTGCTGCTGATGGGCATTTTCAGCAGTGCGCCCGGCTGGCTGCTGGCGCTGATCTGGGTGGTGCTCGCCCTCAAGGTCGCGCTGGTGGTGCTGCCCGAATGGCGGCGCAAGGTGCTCAGCGGCCCGGTGTTCCGCTGGTTCCAGCGCACCTTGCCGCCCATGTCGCAAACCGAGCGCGAAGCCATCGATGCCGGCACGGTCTGGTGGGACGGCGAACTGTTCAGCGGCCGCCCAGACTGGCGCACCCTGCTGGCCTACCCGGCGCCGAAGCTGACCGACGAAGAGCAGGCATTCATCGATGGGCCCACGGAAGAGCTGTGCGCCATGGTCAGCGACTGGCAGATCGGCCAGGACCTGGACCTGCCGCCGGAGGCCTGGCAGCACATCAAGCAGAACGGCTTCTTCGCCTTGATCATCCCCAAGGAGTACGGCGGCAAGGGCTTCTCCGCCCACGCGCACTCGCAGGTGGCGATGAAACTGGCCACCCGCAGCGGCGACCTGGCGTCCACGGTAATGGTACCCAACTCGCTGGGCCCGGCCGAACTGCTGCTGCACTACGGCACCGATGAACAGCGCAATCACTACCTGCCACGGCTTGCGCGCGGCGACGAGATTCCCTGCTTCGCCCTGACCGGCCCGCTAGCCGGCTCCGACGCTGGCGCCATGCCCGACACCGGCATCATCTGCAAGGGCCAGTGGAACGGTGAAGAGGTGCTGGGCCTGCGCCTGAATTGGGAAAAGCGCTACATCACCCTGGGCCCTGTGGCGACCTTGCTGGGCCTGGCCTTCAAGGCCTACGACCCCGACCACCTGCTGGGCGACGAGGAAGAGCTGGGCATCAGCCTGGCCCTGATCCCTACCGACACACCCGGGGTGGAGATCGGCAAACGCCACCTGCCGCTAGGTGCAGCCTTCATGAATGGCCCCAACAGCGGCAAGGACGTGTTCGTGCCGTTGGACATGCTGATCGGCGGCCAGGCCATGCTCGGCAAGGGCTGGATGATGTTGATGAACTGCCTGTCGGTGGGGCGCTCCATTTCCCTGCCGGCAGTCGGTACGGGCGCCGCCAAGTACACCAGCCTGGTCACCGGCCAGTACGCGAACATTCGCGAGCAGTTCAACGTACCACTGGCAGCGTTCGAGGGTATTCAGGAGTCGCTGGCACGCATCGGCGGCAACGCCTGGCTGATGGACAGCGCGCGTCTGTTGACGGCCAAGGCCGTGGACCTGGGCGAGAAGCCGTCGGTGCTGTCGGCGATCCTCAAGTATCACCTGACTGAGCGCGGCCGCGAGTGCATCCAGCACGCCATGGACGTGCACGGCGGCAAGGGCATCATCATGGGCCCGAACAACTACCTGGGCCGTAACTGGCAAGGCGCGCCGATCTTCATCACGGTCGAAGGCGCCAATATCCTTTCGCGTAACCTGATGATCTTCGGCCAGGGCGCCATCCGCTGCCACCCCTTCGTGCTCAAGGAAATGGCCCTGGCCGGCCGCCAGGACCATGATCAGGCGCTGCGCGAGTTCGACGACTTGCTGATGAAGCACATCATGTTCGCCGCCGGCAACGCCGCCAGTACCCTGGTATACAACCTCGGGCTGGGGCGCCTGGAAAGCGTACCGGGCGATGCCCTGAGCCAGGGTTGCTTCCGCGCCCTCAACCGCCAGGCGGCAGCGTTCGCTTTGCTGGCAGACCTGTCAATGATGTTGCTCGGTGGTGCACTCAAACGCCGCGAGCGCCTGAGCGCAAGACTGGGTGATGTGCTCAGCTACCTGTACCTTTCCAGCGCAGCGCTCAAGCGCTACCACGATCTGGGCTCGCCCGAGCATATGCAGCCCTTGTTGCGCTGGGCCATGGAAGAAAGCCTGGGCCAGGCAGAGAAGGCACTGGACCGGCTGCTCGACAACTTCCCCAACCGCTTTGTCGGTTGCGCGTTGCGCGTGCTGGTGTTCCCGTTTGGCCGCCGCCATACCGGGCCGAGCGATGAACTGGATGCCGAGGTGGCGGCATTGATAGGCCGTAGCAAGGGTGACCCAGCCCTGGAAGAGCTGCTCGCCGGCTGCTTCCGGCCACACGCTGACGGTGATCCGGTAGCAGCGCTGCAACGGGCTTGCGAACTGCTGGATGAAGCAGCGCCGCTGCACAAGGCCCTGCACCAGGCAATCAAGGAGGGCAAGCTACAACCGGCACCTGGGGAGTCAGTGATCGATGCCGCCGTTCAGAGTGGGATATTGCAGCCTGGTGAAGGGCAACGGCTGCACGCGGCGGAACAGGCACGCCGGGACGTGATCGATGTGGATGCGTTCAGCAAGGAGCAGTTGCTACCGGAACACGGCAAGGTACGCTGA
- a CDS encoding glutathione S-transferase has translation MLKIWGRKNSSNVRKALWIAHELGLDFQSIDAGGAFGVVDEPHYRALNPNGLVPMLEDGDLVLWESNTIVRYLCAEYGAEQGWYLNDPRQRALADKWMDWTTSSLATPFRPLFWGLLRTPEDQRDWVAINAAQKQCAQLLSIADQTLAHQPYLSGDQIGMGDIPLGCFVYAWFEMPIERPAMHHLQAWYERLKQRPAYQAAVMTALT, from the coding sequence ATGCTGAAGATCTGGGGCCGCAAGAATTCGAGCAATGTGCGCAAGGCGCTGTGGATCGCCCACGAACTGGGCCTGGATTTCCAGTCCATCGACGCCGGCGGCGCCTTCGGTGTGGTCGACGAGCCGCACTACCGCGCCCTCAACCCCAATGGCCTGGTGCCCATGCTCGAGGATGGCGACCTGGTGCTGTGGGAATCCAACACCATCGTCCGTTACCTGTGTGCCGAATATGGAGCCGAACAAGGCTGGTACCTGAACGACCCGCGCCAGCGCGCCCTGGCCGACAAATGGATGGACTGGACCACGTCGTCGTTGGCCACCCCGTTCCGTCCGCTGTTCTGGGGCCTGCTGCGCACGCCGGAAGACCAGCGCGACTGGGTAGCGATCAATGCCGCGCAAAAACAGTGCGCGCAATTGCTGTCGATCGCCGATCAAACCCTGGCGCACCAGCCGTACCTCTCAGGTGACCAGATCGGCATGGGCGACATCCCACTGGGTTGTTTCGTCTATGCCTGGTTCGAAATGCCCATCGAGCGCCCGGCCATGCACCATCTGCAAGCCTGGTATGAGCGCCTCAAGCAGCGCCCGGCCTATCAGGCAGCGGTAATGACGGCACTGACCTGA